Proteins encoded together in one Terriglobales bacterium window:
- the miaB gene encoding tRNA (N6-isopentenyl adenosine(37)-C2)-methylthiotransferase MiaB: MAVGPNRTFYIETFGCQMNVHDSEKVIGTLMAQGYQQVQSVEAAELVLYNTCSIRDKAEQKVFHRLADFKKLAAQGKKFGVLGCVAQQEGEKIFDRAPYVSLVSGSASYRNLPQMLVQLEAGNRRVTGLDDRQTDETFETEFTARSNPHRGYITIIEGCDKFCAFCVVPYTRGKERSRTADSVLEEARRMADFGYTDIQLLGQNVNSYHDPSGRKTFAELLAAVGQVPGIRRVRFTTSHPRDFGRDIVEAIDSVPTLCDHVHLPVQSGSTRVLGLMQRLYSREQYLERITWIKAARRPLSITTDMIVGFPGETEQDFEATLSLLNDVGYDSVFTFKYSPRPNTPALKFIDHIPDEEKSRRLSVLMDRQKEIQKHNNQRHIGELLEAMVEGKNQAREQWIGRTSQNKVLNFTTLGGHSPAVGGYVQVRVTQSFPNSLVGEMVA, translated from the coding sequence ATGGCAGTGGGCCCTAATAGAACTTTTTACATTGAAACCTTCGGCTGCCAGATGAACGTCCATGACTCGGAAAAGGTCATCGGAACGCTCATGGCGCAGGGTTATCAGCAGGTGCAGTCAGTAGAAGCGGCTGAACTGGTCCTTTACAACACCTGCTCCATCCGCGACAAGGCGGAGCAGAAAGTCTTCCATCGTCTTGCCGATTTCAAAAAGCTCGCCGCCCAGGGCAAGAAATTCGGCGTCCTGGGCTGTGTGGCTCAACAGGAAGGCGAGAAAATTTTTGACCGGGCGCCCTACGTCTCGCTGGTAAGCGGCTCGGCATCTTATCGCAATCTGCCGCAGATGTTGGTCCAGCTCGAGGCAGGGAACCGGCGGGTAACCGGACTTGACGACCGCCAGACAGACGAAACTTTTGAGACCGAGTTCACCGCCCGCAGCAATCCGCATCGCGGGTACATCACCATCATCGAAGGCTGCGACAAATTCTGCGCCTTCTGCGTTGTTCCTTACACTCGCGGCAAAGAGCGCAGCCGTACAGCCGATTCCGTGCTCGAGGAAGCTCGTCGCATGGCCGATTTCGGCTACACCGACATTCAGCTCCTGGGACAAAACGTAAATTCCTATCATGATCCGTCCGGTAGAAAGACCTTTGCGGAACTGCTGGCCGCAGTGGGGCAAGTTCCAGGAATTCGTCGCGTGCGCTTCACCACCTCTCATCCGCGGGACTTCGGACGCGACATCGTCGAAGCTATAGATTCCGTCCCTACCCTTTGCGATCACGTGCACCTGCCGGTGCAAAGCGGCTCCACCCGAGTACTCGGCCTGATGCAGCGTTTGTACTCGCGCGAGCAGTATCTCGAACGCATCACCTGGATAAAGGCGGCGCGTCGGCCACTCAGCATCACTACCGACATGATTGTTGGTTTCCCCGGCGAAACCGAGCAGGATTTTGAAGCGACCCTCTCCTTGCTCAATGACGTGGGCTACGACAGCGTCTTCACCTTCAAGTACTCGCCGCGGCCTAATACTCCGGCACTCAAGTTTATTGATCACATTCCCGATGAGGAGAAATCCCGCCGCCTCTCTGTTTTGATGGACCGTCAAAAAGAAATTCAGAAGCATAACAACCAGAGGCATATTGGCGAACTTCTGGAAGCGATGGTTGAAGGGAAGAATCAGGCGCGCGAACAGTGGATTGGGCGCACTTCTCAGAATAAAGTGCTAAACTTCACCACCCTTGGTGGGCATTCACCCGCAGTTGGCGGCTACGTTCAGGTGCGGGTCACTCAAAGCTTTCCCAACAGTTTGGTTGGAGAGATGGTGGCGTAA
- a CDS encoding bifunctional nuclease family protein: protein MEVEMKIRGLMMDPVTNMPIVILKDVAGEGVLPIWVGIYEANAIALEIEKVTTPRPMTHDLIKNVLVGLDTAVHKVVVTELREDTFFAVIWLERDGRVISVDSRPSDALALALRVDCPIFVEDDVLKTSKLANSVSDRVSSEELRKWLENLNDEDLGRYKM from the coding sequence ATGGAAGTAGAGATGAAAATTCGCGGGCTCATGATGGATCCCGTCACTAACATGCCCATCGTGATCCTGAAGGACGTTGCCGGCGAAGGTGTGCTCCCCATCTGGGTGGGAATTTACGAGGCCAACGCTATCGCCCTTGAGATAGAAAAAGTCACCACCCCCCGGCCCATGACTCACGACCTCATTAAGAATGTTCTCGTCGGCCTGGATACCGCAGTCCACAAGGTTGTCGTTACTGAGCTTCGCGAGGACACCTTCTTCGCCGTGATCTGGCTGGAACGGGATGGCCGCGTTATCAGCGTCGATTCACGCCCTTCAGACGCTCTCGCCCTGGCTCTGCGCGTGGATTGTCCCATCTTCGTGGAAGACGACGTTCTCAAAACTTCCAAGCTCGCCAACTCCGTCTCCGACCGCGTCTCCAGCGAGGAACTCCGCAAGTGGCTGGAGAACCTGAACGACGAAGACCTCGGCCGATACAAGATGTAG
- the pdxT gene encoding pyridoxal 5'-phosphate synthase glutaminase subunit PdxT, with protein MKIGVLAIQGDFDAHRRRVEELGAEAVLVRKPEQLDDVDALIIPGGESSTFLKVLGEQGFEKLKQFVRAKPTFGTCAGAILLATEVENPKQVGLGALDIRVRRNAYGRQLESSIRSGQTQLGADPLEMVFIRAPKIERLGKGVEVLASEGNDPVLVRQGRVMAATFHPELSEDNRVHKAFLALVRNGSK; from the coding sequence ATGAAAATTGGCGTACTTGCCATCCAAGGTGATTTCGATGCCCACCGCCGCCGTGTAGAAGAACTCGGCGCTGAAGCCGTCCTGGTACGCAAGCCGGAGCAGCTCGACGATGTGGACGCGCTCATCATTCCGGGTGGTGAATCCAGCACTTTCCTCAAGGTCCTCGGTGAGCAGGGATTTGAAAAACTCAAGCAGTTTGTTCGCGCCAAACCGACCTTCGGGACCTGTGCCGGTGCCATCCTGCTCGCCACAGAGGTCGAGAATCCCAAACAAGTCGGCCTGGGCGCCCTCGATATTCGCGTTCGCCGAAACGCCTACGGACGGCAGCTAGAAAGCTCCATCCGCTCGGGCCAGACCCAGCTCGGCGCCGACCCGCTGGAAATGGTCTTTATCCGCGCACCCAAAATTGAACGCCTCGGCAAAGGCGTGGAAGTACTTGCCAGCGAGGGCAATGACCCCGTGCTCGTCCGGCAGGGAAGAGTAATGGCCGCCACTTTCCATCCCGAGCTCAGCGAAGACAACCGCGTGCATAAAGCCTTCCTCGCTCTGGTGCGTAACGGCTCGAAATAG